A window of the Cytophagaceae bacterium genome harbors these coding sequences:
- the rlmD gene encoding 23S rRNA (uracil(1939)-C(5))-methyltransferase RlmD produces the protein MKKNKKYTIENIKILDFAAEGKCIVKNDGEVIFVDGSQVCPNDEVTILVSKSKKKYSEGRVLKINSLSQDRVEPFCSHFGVCGGCKWQHVPYQTQLAQKQKQVTDQLTRIGKVQLNGFESILGSEKIQFYRNKLEYTFSNSRWLTPDEIATGKEFDTNALGFHVPKRFDKVYPVEKCYLQPDPSNSIRDFFNEYSRKSGLPFYNHIVHEGFFRSLMIRTTSTNESMVVVQFAKNDKENIEKTLNAFLEKFPKTTSLNYFINTKRNDSYFDLEPINYSGKPYITEKMENLEFRIGVKSFYQTNSEQAFNLYKLVRDYAQIQSEDIVYDLYTGTGTIALFVASLAKKVVGIEYIDAAVDDAKLNAEINSISNSSFFAGDMAKIFTETFIEENGKPDIVIADPPRAGMDKPVIETLLAIAPRRIVYVSCNPATQARDLELLSEKYIVEKIRPVDMFPHTFHVENVVSLILKI, from the coding sequence ATGAAAAAAAATAAAAAATATACCATAGAAAATATTAAAATCCTTGATTTTGCTGCTGAAGGAAAGTGCATTGTAAAAAACGACGGTGAAGTGATTTTTGTAGATGGTAGCCAGGTCTGTCCCAATGATGAAGTCACGATTCTGGTAAGTAAATCTAAAAAGAAATATTCGGAAGGTAGGGTACTTAAGATAAATTCATTAAGCCAGGACAGGGTAGAACCTTTTTGCAGTCATTTTGGTGTTTGTGGTGGCTGCAAATGGCAACACGTACCTTATCAGACACAGCTGGCACAAAAACAAAAGCAAGTTACTGACCAGTTAACCAGAATCGGGAAAGTACAACTCAATGGTTTCGAAAGCATTTTAGGTTCTGAAAAAATTCAATTTTATCGCAATAAACTCGAATACACTTTTTCAAATTCCAGATGGCTTACTCCTGATGAAATAGCGACCGGAAAAGAATTTGACACAAATGCATTGGGATTTCATGTTCCAAAAAGATTTGATAAAGTTTATCCGGTCGAAAAATGTTATTTGCAACCAGATCCATCAAATTCTATCCGTGATTTTTTCAATGAATACTCCCGGAAAAGTGGATTGCCATTTTATAACCATATAGTACATGAAGGTTTTTTCAGGTCATTAATGATCAGGACTACATCCACTAACGAAAGTATGGTGGTAGTTCAATTTGCAAAAAATGATAAGGAAAATATTGAAAAAACGCTCAATGCTTTTCTGGAAAAATTTCCAAAAACCACGTCTTTAAACTATTTTATAAATACAAAACGAAACGATTCTTATTTTGACCTTGAGCCAATAAATTATTCCGGTAAACCATACATTACCGAAAAAATGGAAAATCTTGAGTTTAGAATCGGGGTTAAATCTTTTTATCAGACCAATTCTGAGCAGGCATTTAATCTTTACAAATTAGTCAGGGATTACGCTCAGATTCAATCTGAAGACATCGTTTACGATTTATATACGGGTACAGGTACCATTGCACTTTTCGTTGCTTCTCTGGCAAAAAAAGTCGTGGGAATAGAGTATATTGATGCAGCAGTGGATGATGCAAAACTCAATGCCGAAATAAATTCAATATCTAACTCCTCATTTTTTGCAGGTGATATGGCCAAAATCTTCACCGAGACTTTTATTGAAGAAAATGGAAAACCCGATATCGTGATTGCAGATCCACCCCGGGCGGGTATGGACAAGCCTGTAATCGAAACATTATTGGCAATAGCCCCCAGAAGGATAGTGTACGTAAGTTGTAATCCCGCTACACAAGCACGTGACCTTGAATTACTATCTGAAAAATACATTGTCGAAAAAATCAGACCTGTGGATATGTTTCCACATACATTTCATGTCGAAAATGTGGTAAGTTTGATTTTAAAAATTTAA
- a CDS encoding C40 family peptidase yields the protein MKNLAFFFILLLLFSSCRKNAVPKSSANGKIIVKNAEKYIGTPYKFGGSETDGMDCSGLVFRVFEDLETKIPRVSYKQADHFKEIKLEHAIPGDLVYFKVGSSRINHTGIISDIKGPKEILFIHASTTKGVREDNLFSKYWYPKFVKVTRPHL from the coding sequence ATGAAAAATCTTGCTTTCTTTTTCATACTGTTATTATTATTCTCATCATGTAGGAAAAACGCTGTTCCCAAAAGTTCGGCCAACGGTAAAATCATCGTAAAAAACGCAGAAAAATACATAGGAACGCCCTACAAGTTTGGTGGATCTGAAACAGATGGAATGGATTGCTCAGGATTGGTATTTCGAGTTTTTGAAGATTTAGAAACAAAAATCCCAAGAGTTAGTTACAAACAAGCTGATCATTTTAAGGAAATTAAACTAGAACATGCAATCCCTGGTGATTTGGTGTACTTTAAGGTGGGTTCTTCAAGAATAAATCATACGGGCATCATTTCGGACATAAAGGGTCCAAAAGAGATATTGTTTATTCATGCCAGCACAACCAAAGGAGTTAGAGAAGACAATTTGTTTTCTAAATACTGGTATCCTAAATTTGTAAAAGTCACTAGACCACATTTGTGA
- a CDS encoding PD40 domain-containing protein, whose protein sequence is MPKKIILFLFIFCQSPLLHFGQSQYFGQNKQRNKTNNFKVTQTPHFELYHYLDNKNTVDEFLINTENWYKLHQNVFKMAFVKPNPVILYNSHPDFQETTAIGGEIGEGTGGVTEGFRTRVVMPLMYTNRQTDHVLGHELVHAFQYQTLTYGSDSTSLANIQNLPLFMVEGLAEYMSLGRIDSHTGMWMRDAVLNSDIPTIKDLVVKQHKYFPYRWGQAFWAYVTANYGDDIIRPLFKETAIFGLDRAFISAFKMDTDAFSLRFINDQKQYYNKLKENRETEIRGKVLASSKSGGEMNIAPVISPDGKYFAYISSKNVLSLDIFVAESATGKVIKKIESTSFGAHVDSYSFIETSGSWSPDNRKLAIVIQSKSKNKLLLIDIFTGEKKEYSPKDIDSFTHPSWSPDGSKIVFSGLKDGKSDLYLFDIAAQKTESLTQDVFSDIQSTWSPDGTEIYFVSDRGGKRNLLSKEEFCIAKINLLDKKIEVLPLFPNADNMNPQVSPDGRFVYFLSDPDGFRNLYAFDLDTKEVKKLSNFFTGISGITMYSPAISVASKSGEILYNYFSKGEYSIIKANKEELLNETILESSSKNGAILAPGNEINGADIVSNNLKADYLKTRIGLGEFKNLKYSPKFKLEYLANSGLGMSTSRFGTGVGGGITALFSDMLNNNQLMGTAALNGEIQDFGGQLFYLNQKRPIQFGISASHIPYRFLDSTGVKIHDTLGTVNNLKYYDATVNQRIARLLIDEVSIFVMKPLSKNTRWEFGASANWYSFVVKEYPQFGQIGVAQNGSIVDFQPNYSEKPIKIDNKSDGYDNFKLAQIYAAFVGDNTTFGTTAPLNGYRYRLELAKYMGSTSYNSVLIDGRKYNYIKPFTIASRFIYNGRLNPTNLELLNKINPLYLGYPWNMHGFWGNALSKQTGFITQENLQGEQMALANFEIRFPFTGPEKLSLIKFDYLPSDLNFFIDAGQIWSKNNQMGETKEFSTFAKNNISFKNSPIISAGLSIRINVLGYLILEPYFAVPYYNGKKQNVVTGMNFMVPGW, encoded by the coding sequence ATGCCAAAGAAGATTATTCTGTTTTTATTTATTTTTTGTCAATCGCCATTGTTGCACTTTGGTCAATCCCAATATTTTGGTCAAAATAAGCAACGAAATAAAACCAATAATTTTAAAGTTACCCAAACCCCGCATTTTGAGTTATACCATTACCTCGATAATAAAAACACTGTTGACGAATTTCTGATCAACACTGAAAACTGGTATAAGCTTCACCAAAATGTGTTTAAAATGGCATTTGTAAAACCCAATCCTGTCATTTTATACAATTCACACCCGGATTTTCAGGAAACTACGGCTATTGGTGGTGAAATTGGTGAGGGTACTGGAGGTGTAACGGAAGGCTTCAGAACAAGAGTGGTTATGCCATTGATGTACACCAATCGTCAAACTGACCATGTTTTAGGCCATGAGTTGGTTCATGCTTTTCAGTATCAAACACTTACCTATGGCAGTGATTCAACCTCTTTGGCCAATATTCAGAATTTACCATTATTTATGGTTGAAGGCCTGGCCGAATATATGTCTTTGGGTCGAATCGATTCACATACAGGTATGTGGATGCGGGATGCTGTGCTTAATAGTGACATACCTACAATAAAGGATTTGGTAGTAAAGCAACATAAATATTTCCCCTATCGCTGGGGACAGGCTTTTTGGGCTTATGTTACTGCCAATTACGGTGATGATATTATTAGGCCATTGTTCAAAGAAACGGCAATTTTTGGATTAGACAGGGCATTTATCAGTGCTTTTAAAATGGATACTGACGCTTTTTCCCTACGTTTTATTAATGATCAGAAACAATATTATAATAAGTTAAAAGAAAACCGGGAAACCGAAATCAGAGGAAAAGTTCTGGCATCTTCCAAATCTGGCGGAGAAATGAACATCGCACCGGTAATAAGTCCTGATGGTAAGTATTTCGCCTATATTTCTTCAAAAAATGTGCTTTCGCTTGACATTTTTGTAGCTGAAAGTGCTACAGGAAAAGTAATTAAAAAAATTGAAAGTACTTCTTTTGGTGCCCATGTCGATTCTTACAGTTTTATTGAAACTTCAGGCTCGTGGTCGCCGGATAATCGAAAACTTGCCATTGTAATTCAATCCAAATCAAAGAATAAACTATTATTGATTGATATTTTCACCGGAGAAAAAAAAGAATATTCTCCAAAAGATATCGATTCGTTTACCCATCCTTCATGGTCGCCAGATGGATCTAAAATCGTATTTTCTGGATTAAAAGATGGAAAATCAGACTTGTATTTATTTGATATTGCCGCTCAGAAGACCGAAAGTTTGACTCAGGACGTTTTTTCCGATATTCAATCGACCTGGAGTCCCGATGGCACTGAAATCTATTTTGTGAGTGATAGGGGAGGAAAAAGAAACTTACTATCAAAAGAAGAGTTTTGTATTGCTAAAATCAATCTTCTTGATAAAAAAATTGAAGTGTTGCCACTTTTTCCTAATGCCGACAACATGAACCCACAGGTCAGTCCGGATGGCAGATTTGTTTATTTCCTTAGTGATCCTGACGGATTCAGAAATCTGTATGCCTTTGATCTGGACACCAAAGAAGTCAAAAAACTAAGCAATTTTTTTACAGGAATAAGCGGTATTACCATGTACTCGCCGGCTATTTCTGTTGCCTCCAAATCAGGTGAGATTTTGTACAATTATTTTTCCAAAGGTGAGTATTCCATAATAAAAGCCAACAAGGAGGAATTGTTAAACGAAACTATCCTTGAATCGAGCTCAAAAAATGGGGCAATTTTGGCTCCCGGAAACGAAATCAATGGGGCTGACATAGTTTCAAATAATTTAAAAGCAGATTATTTGAAAACCAGAATCGGTTTAGGCGAATTTAAAAACCTGAAATACAGTCCAAAGTTTAAATTGGAATATCTGGCCAATTCCGGCCTTGGAATGAGTACCAGTCGCTTTGGTACAGGCGTAGGAGGGGGGATTACGGCACTTTTCAGTGATATGCTCAACAATAACCAATTGATGGGCACTGCAGCCCTAAACGGCGAAATTCAGGACTTTGGTGGCCAACTATTTTATCTTAATCAAAAAAGACCAATACAGTTTGGTATTTCGGCTTCTCATATTCCATATAGGTTTCTTGATTCCACCGGGGTTAAGATTCATGACACACTTGGAACAGTTAATAATCTGAAGTATTATGATGCTACCGTTAATCAAAGAATTGCACGCTTGCTGATAGATGAAGTTTCAATTTTTGTGATGAAGCCTTTAAGTAAAAATACCAGATGGGAATTTGGAGCATCCGCAAATTGGTATTCATTTGTTGTAAAGGAGTACCCACAATTTGGACAAATTGGAGTTGCTCAAAATGGTTCAATTGTTGATTTTCAACCAAATTATTCCGAAAAACCAATAAAAATTGACAATAAATCAGATGGCTATGACAATTTTAAACTTGCTCAGATTTATGCTGCTTTTGTGGGAGATAATACCACTTTTGGTACCACGGCTCCACTTAATGGCTACAGATACAGGTTGGAATTGGCAAAATATATGGGCTCAACCAGCTATAATTCTGTATTAATCGATGGCCGGAAATACAATTATATAAAGCCATTTACCATAGCCTCCCGTTTTATTTATAATGGAAGGCTAAATCCAACCAACCTGGAGCTTCTAAACAAAATAAATCCACTTTATCTGGGTTATCCATGGAATATGCATGGATTTTGGGGAAATGCACTCAGTAAACAAACTGGATTTATTACGCAGGAAAATCTTCAGGGCGAACAAATGGCTTTGGCCAATTTTGAAATCAGATTTCCTTTTACAGGACCTGAAAAGCTTTCTTTAATTAAGTTTGATTATTTACCTAGTGATCTGAATTTCTTCATAGATGCGGGTCAAATATGGTCAAAAAACAATCAAATGGGCGAGACAAAGGAATTTTCTACCTTTGCCAAAAACAATATCTCATTCAAAAATTCCCCGATAATTTCCGCAGGATTAAGTATCAGAATTAATGTTTTGGGATATTTAATCCTCGAACCTTATTTTGCTGTTCCTTATTACAATGGGAAAAAACAGAACGTAGTAACAGGAATGAATTTTATGGTGCCTGGATGGTAA
- a CDS encoding TlpA family protein disulfide reductase, whose amino-acid sequence MKKTFVNIILIQFLLFFIAKIELKAQKVFRISGKISGFEENSIGVTIYKNWVEEPLAYDLKLDKKKQFVFETVLEDIAYFDFNIGEYGFYQWKIEPGDNINFSANYADFHNSIKISGEGSTKFQYLLEQENKFTKEKDWDFELQNLRKISRKGYFDLTNYLRNEQLNLLNKYKKELSESFYSLQRADIIGKYYNSELGFLMFHKIFSKDELKTFDFKIVNAKTQAKSLEFGIFIEQLIDNTNATAKKYPEDKLVEIESIKDYFESLDLVERPLLERIIATKIIQFIEKDGATEENKLMVGSFKNYAKNPAYVNAILKKIIKYQEVETGRQVKNFILPDEKGNLVSLKDYRGKNIILINYASWCGPCVQDLEYLKVVLNYFKAYNDLVLIAVSTDTKEDFESFVKASKNQAINLNAYEIEDYKENFNTDFLPNYLLIDKTGTIIIDKIEEPSLDEGRSLIRQIESLIYKK is encoded by the coding sequence TTGAAAAAAACATTTGTCAATATAATACTCATTCAATTCCTGCTATTTTTTATTGCAAAAATTGAATTAAAAGCCCAGAAAGTATTCAGAATTTCCGGAAAAATAAGCGGTTTTGAGGAAAATTCGATAGGAGTGACTATTTACAAAAACTGGGTAGAAGAACCCTTGGCCTATGATTTGAAACTCGACAAGAAAAAACAGTTTGTTTTTGAAACCGTGCTCGAAGACATTGCTTATTTTGATTTCAATATTGGAGAATATGGTTTTTATCAATGGAAAATAGAACCCGGTGACAATATTAACTTCTCGGCAAACTATGCAGACTTTCATAATTCGATTAAAATAAGTGGTGAAGGCTCAACAAAATTTCAATATTTATTAGAACAGGAAAATAAATTTACCAAAGAAAAAGATTGGGATTTTGAACTCCAGAATTTAAGGAAAATCTCCAGAAAAGGATATTTTGACCTGACCAATTATCTTCGAAATGAGCAACTCAATTTACTTAATAAATACAAAAAAGAACTAAGCGAAAGCTTTTATTCTTTGCAAAGGGCTGATATCATCGGGAAATACTATAATTCCGAATTAGGTTTTTTAATGTTTCATAAGATATTTTCAAAAGATGAGTTAAAAACATTTGATTTTAAAATTGTTAATGCAAAAACACAGGCCAAATCTCTGGAGTTCGGGATATTTATCGAACAATTGATTGATAATACCAACGCAACAGCAAAGAAATATCCTGAAGACAAACTAGTTGAAATTGAGTCAATTAAAGATTATTTTGAATCATTGGATTTGGTTGAAAGGCCGTTATTGGAAAGAATTATTGCTACCAAAATTATTCAGTTTATTGAAAAAGATGGTGCTACTGAAGAGAACAAACTGATGGTAGGGAGTTTTAAAAACTACGCAAAGAATCCTGCCTATGTAAATGCCATCTTAAAAAAGATTATTAAATATCAGGAAGTGGAAACAGGTAGGCAGGTAAAAAACTTTATCCTGCCTGATGAAAAAGGTAACTTAGTTTCTTTGAAAGATTATCGTGGAAAAAATATTATTCTGATAAACTATGCTTCCTGGTGCGGGCCTTGTGTGCAGGATCTGGAATATCTCAAAGTGGTACTAAATTATTTCAAAGCCTATAATGATTTGGTTTTAATTGCGGTTTCTACAGATACAAAAGAAGACTTTGAAAGTTTTGTAAAAGCCTCAAAAAATCAGGCTATAAACCTAAATGCTTATGAAATAGAGGATTATAAAGAGAATTTCAATACTGATTTTTTGCCAAATTACCTTTTGATTGACAAAACTGGCACAATAATTATTGATAAAATTGAGGAACCTTCGCTGGACGAAGGACGATCGCTGATAAGACAGATCGAATCCTTAATCTATAAAAAATGA
- a CDS encoding DUF4286 family protein has protein sequence MYLYNITFVIPKVEVSSFEKWLKAKEFYFIENSYEVKVLKILTEVDENLSNYSLQISLPDVVGFENFRDTEFENLINESSGIFGTDVLFFDTLLEKI, from the coding sequence ATGTATTTATATAACATCACATTTGTCATTCCCAAAGTGGAAGTTTCAAGCTTTGAAAAATGGTTAAAAGCAAAAGAGTTTTATTTTATTGAAAATAGCTATGAAGTAAAAGTATTGAAAATCCTTACCGAAGTAGATGAAAATCTCTCAAACTATTCATTACAAATAAGTTTGCCTGATGTAGTAGGTTTTGAGAACTTTCGTGATACTGAATTTGAAAATTTAATTAATGAAAGTTCGGGCATTTTTGGAACAGACGTGCTTTTTTTTGACACCCTTTTAGAAAAAATCTAA
- a CDS encoding circularly permuted type 2 ATP-grasp protein, protein MNENFSNYQNTKFYDELVSENSMPHPELESVFDYFNEMSVEELKKRQKNLESTMINMGITFNVYSEEGGTERIIPIDIIPRIIKAKEWDVLEAGLIQRIYALNEFLKDIYSDQKILKDKTIPSDVVLSSKGFLKECMDIKPLKDIFIHITGTDLIRNEKGEFVILEDNLRCPSGVSYMLQGRELSKQGLSGLLSKSNVRSISEYPEKLFDALKFVSGKTEPTIAVLTPGIYNSAYYEHSYLAQQMGVELVDYRDLTVENDVLKMRTTRGFKTVDVLYRRLDDLFIDPLHFNKSSMIGIPNLFQAYAKGNLGLANALGTGVADDKVVYAYVPKIIKYYMGEDAKLNNVETYLCENPSEMSYVLENIEKLVVKEANEAGGYGMLIGPKATKADHEEFRKRIKDNPRNYIAQPTISLSTSPCVINETIEGRHVDLRPYIIYGEDIYVTPGGLTRVALKKGSLVVNSSQGGGSKDTWVLKK, encoded by the coding sequence ATGAATGAAAACTTCTCAAATTATCAGAATACGAAATTCTATGATGAATTAGTATCAGAAAATTCCATGCCACATCCTGAATTGGAATCCGTATTTGATTATTTCAACGAAATGAGTGTTGAAGAATTGAAAAAAAGGCAAAAAAATCTTGAAAGTACTATGATAAATATGGGAATTACTTTCAATGTTTACTCTGAAGAAGGCGGAACGGAAAGGATTATTCCAATAGATATAATACCAAGAATAATAAAAGCCAAAGAATGGGATGTGCTTGAAGCAGGATTAATTCAAAGGATTTATGCTCTTAATGAGTTTTTAAAAGATATTTATTCTGACCAAAAAATTCTGAAAGACAAAACAATACCTTCTGATGTGGTCCTTTCCAGTAAAGGTTTTTTGAAAGAATGCATGGATATAAAGCCCTTGAAAGACATTTTTATTCATATTACCGGAACCGACCTCATAAGGAATGAAAAAGGTGAATTTGTGATTCTTGAAGATAATTTAAGATGTCCTTCAGGAGTTTCTTATATGCTTCAGGGTCGGGAACTTTCTAAGCAAGGCCTTTCAGGTTTATTGTCTAAATCAAATGTGAGGTCGATTTCAGAATATCCTGAAAAACTATTTGATGCCTTAAAATTTGTTTCGGGTAAAACTGAGCCAACCATTGCTGTTCTTACTCCAGGTATTTATAATTCGGCATATTATGAGCATTCTTATTTAGCTCAACAAATGGGAGTAGAATTGGTCGATTACCGCGATTTAACTGTTGAAAACGATGTTTTAAAAATGCGTACGACCCGTGGTTTTAAAACCGTTGATGTACTTTATCGGAGACTTGACGACTTATTTATTGATCCATTGCATTTTAACAAATCTTCGATGATTGGTATTCCTAATTTGTTTCAGGCTTATGCAAAGGGTAATCTTGGCCTCGCAAATGCCCTGGGTACTGGTGTAGCTGATGATAAAGTAGTTTATGCGTATGTTCCAAAAATCATTAAATATTACATGGGAGAAGACGCGAAGCTCAATAATGTTGAGACTTACCTTTGTGAAAACCCTTCAGAAATGTCTTATGTTTTAGAAAACATCGAAAAACTGGTTGTAAAAGAAGCGAATGAAGCCGGTGGATATGGCATGTTGATAGGACCAAAAGCTACTAAAGCCGATCATGAGGAATTCAGGAAAAGAATAAAAGACAATCCAAGGAATTATATAGCCCAGCCAACAATTTCCTTAAGTACTTCGCCTTGTGTGATCAATGAAACCATAGAAGGGAGACACGTAGATTTAAGACCTTATATTATTTATGGCGAGGATATTTACGTAACTCCGGGAGGTTTGACACGTGTGGCATTGAAAAAGGGCTCTTTGGTAGTAAATTCTTCTCAAGGTGGCGGAAGTAAAGATACATGGGTCTTAAAAAAATGA
- a CDS encoding o-succinylbenzoate synthase yields MAFGAQYYKHTLNFRFDAGTSRGVLRKKDSYFLKIFQKDQPDVFGIGEAGPLKGLSIDYGEIAERKIKEIVELVNLSSGNIDFEGLINTLERFPSVRFALETALFDFQNNGKREIFKNSFFENQRPIAINGLVWMGSKEFMQRQIKEKIDAGFDTIKLKIAALNFEEELSIIKNLRKEFSSSQITLRLDANGGFSKTDALEKLKRLSDFHIHSIEQPIEANQVDEITFLCQKSPIPIVLDEELINPTLEKNELLEIIKPQYIILKPSLMGGISGSREWINIAEKNNIKWWITSALESNIGLNAICQFVAEFPDNRLAQGLGTGQLYHNNFDSPLKVENGQISYRKDLEWNLDYFN; encoded by the coding sequence ATGGCCTTTGGTGCTCAATACTACAAACATACGTTAAATTTCAGATTTGATGCGGGTACTTCGAGAGGAGTTTTAAGAAAAAAAGATTCATATTTCCTGAAAATCTTCCAAAAAGACCAACCTGATGTGTTTGGAATCGGAGAAGCCGGGCCTCTTAAAGGCCTTAGCATAGATTATGGTGAGATAGCTGAAAGAAAAATAAAAGAAATAGTTGAATTGGTTAATCTCAGTTCAGGAAATATTGATTTTGAAGGTTTAATTAACACATTAGAAAGATTTCCAAGTGTTCGTTTTGCATTGGAAACTGCTCTTTTTGACTTTCAAAATAATGGAAAACGGGAAATTTTTAAAAATTCGTTTTTTGAAAACCAACGGCCCATTGCGATTAATGGTTTGGTGTGGATGGGAAGTAAAGAATTTATGCAGCGGCAAATAAAAGAAAAAATTGATGCTGGTTTTGATACTATTAAATTGAAAATAGCCGCTCTGAATTTTGAAGAAGAACTCAGCATCATAAAAAATTTAAGGAAAGAATTTAGCTCTTCACAAATTACACTTAGACTAGATGCCAATGGTGGGTTTTCAAAAACGGACGCTTTGGAAAAACTCAAACGACTTTCAGATTTTCACATACATAGCATAGAACAACCTATTGAGGCAAATCAAGTCGATGAAATCACATTTTTATGCCAAAAATCTCCCATTCCTATTGTTTTAGACGAAGAGTTGATTAACCCAACTTTGGAAAAAAACGAGCTTTTAGAAATCATAAAACCGCAATATATCATTTTAAAACCAAGCTTAATGGGCGGAATAAGCGGAAGCCGGGAATGGATTAATATTGCAGAAAAGAATAATATTAAGTGGTGGATTACCTCTGCATTGGAATCAAATATTGGTTTAAATGCCATTTGTCAGTTTGTTGCTGAATTTCCCGATAATCGTCTTGCTCAGGGATTAGGTACCGGACAGCTTTACCATAACAATTTTGATTCACCCTTGAAAGTTGAAAATGGCCAAATCAGTTATAGAAAAGATTTGGAATGGAATCTGGATTATTTCAATTGA
- the lpxK gene encoding tetraacyldisaccharide 4'-kinase, which produces MVKFFRNILFPFSISYKVITTLRNLMFDLGILKQTTPEIPSIGVGNLTVGGTGKTPVVDYLLEKLKSENGITVISRGYGRKTKGLRVIADGESPETVGDEPFMLFSNHPEVQFIVSEKRINALNYLKKENSGSNILIFDDVFQHRWVKPKVMIMLSDFNRPFFNDSHLPVGNLRESRSGAKRADIILVTKCPVDLNPYEKDEIKNRIAKYSDAKVYFSEMISSIEHLKTPEKEIPGENVVLVSGLADNEQFFESLKNKLKISDHFKFPDHYKYSESDIKKILNFNLPVVTTEKDIVKFKAFLTKDTNPDIYISKIMLKIDDEDGFWDYLSPKLK; this is translated from the coding sequence ATGGTAAAATTTTTTAGAAATATTTTGTTTCCCTTTTCTATTTCTTACAAAGTTATCACAACTTTAAGAAACCTGATGTTTGATTTAGGAATTCTAAAACAAACAACACCCGAAATTCCATCAATTGGAGTTGGGAATCTTACCGTTGGTGGCACAGGAAAAACCCCGGTGGTAGATTATCTATTGGAGAAATTGAAGTCAGAGAATGGTATAACCGTGATTAGCAGGGGATATGGACGAAAAACAAAAGGCTTAAGGGTAATAGCAGATGGAGAATCCCCAGAAACTGTTGGAGATGAGCCATTTATGTTATTTTCTAATCATCCTGAAGTACAATTTATTGTTTCAGAAAAAAGAATAAATGCCTTAAATTATTTAAAAAAGGAAAATTCTGGTTCAAATATCCTGATTTTTGATGACGTTTTCCAGCACCGATGGGTAAAACCAAAGGTAATGATTATGCTTTCTGACTTTAACCGGCCATTTTTTAATGATTCCCATTTACCAGTTGGTAATCTACGGGAAAGTAGGTCAGGAGCCAAAAGGGCTGATATTATTTTGGTTACGAAATGTCCGGTTGATTTAAATCCCTACGAAAAGGATGAAATTAAAAACCGGATTGCAAAATATTCTGATGCGAAGGTTTATTTCTCAGAAATGATTAGTTCAATCGAACACCTAAAAACACCGGAGAAAGAAATTCCTGGAGAAAATGTTGTATTGGTATCAGGATTGGCTGATAACGAGCAGTTTTTTGAATCTTTAAAAAATAAATTAAAAATTAGCGACCATTTTAAATTTCCAGATCATTATAAATATTCAGAATCAGACATAAAAAAAATTCTAAATTTCAATCTTCCGGTTGTAACTACAGAAAAAGATATTGTAAAATTCAAAGCCTTTTTGACTAAAGACACTAATCCTGACATTTATATTTCTAAAATTATGTTAAAAATTGATGATGAGGATGGTTTTTGGGATTACCTGAGTCCCAAACTCAAATAA